TCTTCTGGGTCATTTATTGGGGAATTTCCCAAACCCAACTCTACGACCAACAGCTAGATGCAGAGAATCGTTCTACCGATTCTACCAATGTTTCCTTTGCCCAGGGATGGAAAATCGCCCTGCGCGATCGCGCGTTATTGCTGTTTGTAGCTGTTAATATTATCTTCACCACCTATATCTCCCAAATCCAAACCACCATGCCCCTCTATTTCAACGAAAGCATCCAGTGGGGGGCAACCGACCAACAACCAGCGGTGATTAGCGCCCTGTTTAGCTGGCATATTCTGCTGGCGGTGATTTTCCAACTTCCCATTGCCAAATTTTTACGGCGGTTCAGCCACCCGCAAGCCCTGTCGGTTTCGGCGCTGTTTTGGATTGTCGGATTTCTGACGATTTTTACCACTGGTTTGGTGGCTTCCTACCAGATAATTTGGGCGGTTTTGGGATTGGCGTTGCTGACGTTGGGGATGGTATCGTATCTGCCTTCCGCCTCGTCTCTGGTTGCCGATATAGCGCCAGTGAATTTACGCGGCGTGTATCTTTCCGTGAATTCTCTCTGCTGGGCAGTGGGTTATTTTATTGGTCCTTCCATGGGAGGATTTGCGTTAGACCAACCCCGACCCTATTCGGATATGCTTTGGGTGGGGCTGGCTTTGAGTACGCTGCTGGTTCTCTTGCTGTTGCGCTTTTTGCACCGCATGATGCCCAAGCGCTAGCGGCGACGTTTTTGCAGTTGGCGATATACGTCCCGCAGGTCTACGTTGTGGTAGGCTAACGCGACCAAGGTGTGGTAGAATAAATCGGCGGCTTCGGAAGCGATCGCTTCCCTGTCGTCATCTTTGCAAGCCATCACCACTTCGGCGGATTCTTCGCCAATTTTCTGCAAAATTTTGTTATCGCCACCAGCTAGCAGCTTGCACGTATAAGAATTTTCTTGAGGGCGATCGCGGCGATCGCTAATAACGGAAAATACTTGCGATAGGGTATCGGCTGGTGGTGGTACGACTTCGCTGTCTACCTGGTGAAAACAGCTACGTTCCCCTTTGTGGCAGGCAATATCGCCCACTTGTTCCACCCCCACCAGCAGGGTATCGCTATCGCAATCGTAACGCAGCGATCGCACTTTTTGAATGTGTCCGGAAGTCTCGCCTTTATGCCAAAATTCCTGGCGGGAACGACTCCAAAACCAGGTTTCCCCAGACTCTAACGTTTTTTGCAAGGATTCGCGGTTCATCCACGCCATCATCAAGACGGTTCCATCGAGATAATCCTGAACGATGGCTGGTACCAAACCGCTTTCATTGTAGCGAATGCGATCGACGGGGATGGCTTGTGATTGAGAGGTGTTTTCGGTTGCAGACATGAATTTTTCGGGTCTTCGCGTAGGATCGGAAA
This DNA window, taken from Geitlerinema sp. PCC 9228, encodes the following:
- the hisIE gene encoding bifunctional phosphoribosyl-AMP cyclohydrolase/phosphoribosyl-ATP diphosphatase HisIE produces the protein MSATENTSQSQAIPVDRIRYNESGLVPAIVQDYLDGTVLMMAWMNRESLQKTLESGETWFWSRSRQEFWHKGETSGHIQKVRSLRYDCDSDTLLVGVEQVGDIACHKGERSCFHQVDSEVVPPPADTLSQVFSVISDRRDRPQENSYTCKLLAGGDNKILQKIGEESAEVVMACKDDDREAIASEAADLFYHTLVALAYHNVDLRDVYRQLQKRRR
- a CDS encoding MFS transporter; amino-acid sequence: MNRKSWLPELDRQVWILMAGRLLSAIGTGFTLFYAPIFFSQIGLSKTMVGIALGSQQISGIFGRLFGGSLTDAPGWGRRRTLLLSAAVSAIASFALAAAIDFPTLLLGNLIMGLGVGLYWPSTEAVVADLTDGSQRQEAYALTRLGDSLGLGVGILVAGGFVSLTNAYRPLFVIDGITFAVFFWVIYWGISQTQLYDQQLDAENRSTDSTNVSFAQGWKIALRDRALLLFVAVNIIFTTYISQIQTTMPLYFNESIQWGATDQQPAVISALFSWHILLAVIFQLPIAKFLRRFSHPQALSVSALFWIVGFLTIFTTGLVASYQIIWAVLGLALLTLGMVSYLPSASSLVADIAPVNLRGVYLSVNSLCWAVGYFIGPSMGGFALDQPRPYSDMLWVGLALSTLLVLLLLRFLHRMMPKR